The Pecten maximus chromosome 11, xPecMax1.1, whole genome shotgun sequence genome has a segment encoding these proteins:
- the LOC117338240 gene encoding uncharacterized protein LOC117338240, whose amino-acid sequence MSPSADSNQHLVFESQSQSLPNCGKLCHRGELCFSFTFDTNQNTCRGYKSSVTTTPIPFSTGSANYFVNTGLLTSLGFQMLSNSGTFYKVTELELCQTSAVDFCAQQYSGLMRIKSESEMLNLQNVIAGNTILATDHNQLFVSGTYMLSEWRYAD is encoded by the exons ATGTCGCCTTCCGCGGACTCCAATCAGCACCTTGTGTTCGAGTCACAGTCTCAGTCACTTCCTAACTGTGGTAAACTGTGTCATAGAGGAGAATTGTGTTTTTCCTTCACCTTTGACACAAATCAGAACACTTGTCGAGGCTATAAATCATCAGTCACAACAACACCCATCCCCTTCTCCACAGGGTCAGCGAATTATTTCGTTAATACAG GATTGTTGACATCCCTTGGTTTCCAAATGTTATCAAACAGCGGCACGTTCTACAAGGTGACCGAACTTGAATTGTGCCAGACAAGTGCAGTCGATTTCTGCGCCCAACAGTACTCGGGGCTGATGCGGATTAAGTCGGAGTCTGAAATGTTAAATTTACAGAATGTCATTGCCGGAAACACCATTCTAG CAACAGACCACAACCAGTTGTTCGTGTCTGGTACGTATATGTTGTCAGAATGGAGGTATGCTGATTAA